One Corynebacterium efficiens YS-314 DNA segment encodes these proteins:
- a CDS encoding LysR family transcriptional regulator gives MRIDDLRLFIEVAESGHLTETADRLGIAQPTLSRRMARVEKHVGTPLFERAGRRLHLNPRGQAFLPHARRITAELDMAVTQVKRLMDPELGTIRLDFMHSLGTWMVPELIRTFRTDHPRVEFELHQGPANELVARVLDDAADLALVGPRPAEVDAGLGWAPLLRQRLALAVPEGHRLDGEGPVELREAAGEPFVAMLPGFGTRLLLDALATASGITPDIVFESMELTTVSGLVSAGLGVGVLPMGDPHLPTVGVKLRPLEPATHRELGLVWRADSGPAPAVEVFRDFVARSRFAVSHP, from the coding sequence ATGAGAATCGATGATCTCCGCCTTTTCATCGAGGTTGCCGAGTCCGGGCACCTGACGGAGACGGCGGATCGGCTCGGTATTGCGCAGCCGACACTGTCGCGCCGGATGGCGCGCGTCGAAAAGCACGTGGGTACGCCGCTGTTCGAGCGCGCCGGGCGCAGGCTCCACCTCAACCCCCGCGGGCAGGCGTTCCTGCCACACGCGCGGCGCATCACCGCCGAGCTGGACATGGCGGTCACGCAGGTCAAACGCCTGATGGACCCGGAGCTGGGCACGATCCGCCTGGATTTCATGCATTCGCTGGGCACGTGGATGGTCCCGGAGCTGATCCGTACCTTCCGCACCGACCACCCGCGCGTGGAGTTCGAGCTGCACCAGGGGCCGGCCAATGAGCTGGTTGCCCGCGTGCTTGACGACGCCGCCGACCTCGCCCTCGTGGGACCGAGACCCGCGGAGGTCGACGCTGGTCTGGGGTGGGCGCCCCTGCTGCGCCAGCGTCTCGCCCTGGCCGTGCCCGAGGGGCACCGCCTCGACGGTGAGGGACCGGTCGAGCTGCGGGAGGCTGCCGGGGAACCCTTCGTGGCGATGCTGCCCGGTTTCGGCACCCGCCTGCTTCTCGACGCCCTGGCCACCGCCTCCGGTATCACCCCCGACATCGTCTTCGAATCCATGGAACTGACCACCGTCTCCGGCCTGGTCAGCGCAGGTCTGGGCGTGGGCGTGCTGCCCATGGGCGATCCACACCTGCCCACCGTGGGCGTGAAACTGCGGCCCCTCGAACCTGCGACCCACCGCGAACTCGGCCTGGTGTGGCGGGCTGATTCCGGCCCCGCCCCGGCGGTGGAGGTGTTCCGGGATTTCGTGGCGCGGTCCCGGTTTGCTGTTTCACATCCCTGA
- a CDS encoding MFS transporter — MDTDEYRGIERGSRTYLRAVLAMLAAGLATFNSLYCTQALLPTMTADLGITPAESALTVSVATGMLALCIVPASILSEKFGRGRVLITSLALAAVLGLIIPFAPGIATLIALRGLQGAMLAGAPAVAMTWLSEELHPRDLGHAMGIYIAGNTVGGLMGRLIPAGLLEVTHWQFALFGASAATLVFTVVMVALLPQQKLFQPKKITLRYELAAMAGHWRNPRLALLFLTAFLAMGTFVSLYNYLGFRMIDQFGLSEVLVGAVFLMYLSGTWSSARAGALRQRLGNGPTVIFLAITMIVSMLVMAVDNLWVTVVALFAFTAAFFALHSSASGWIGLIATRDRAEASSMYLFCYYVGSSVVGWFSGIIFTHASWWVFVGYLTGSLLVLLVMTVMLARLARVEHSAPATTATAPATT, encoded by the coding sequence ATGGACACCGACGAGTACCGGGGCATCGAACGCGGATCCCGCACCTACCTGCGCGCCGTGCTGGCCATGCTCGCCGCCGGCCTGGCCACGTTCAACTCGCTCTACTGCACCCAGGCGCTGCTGCCCACCATGACCGCCGACCTCGGCATCACCCCCGCCGAATCCGCGCTGACCGTCTCCGTGGCCACCGGCATGCTGGCGCTGTGCATCGTCCCGGCATCGATCCTGTCGGAGAAATTCGGACGCGGACGCGTGCTGATCACCTCCCTGGCACTCGCGGCGGTGCTGGGGCTGATCATCCCGTTTGCCCCCGGCATCGCCACGCTCATTGCCCTGCGCGGACTGCAGGGCGCCATGCTCGCTGGTGCCCCGGCGGTGGCGATGACCTGGCTGAGCGAGGAACTCCACCCCCGCGACCTGGGCCATGCGATGGGTATCTACATCGCCGGCAACACCGTCGGCGGACTGATGGGGCGACTCATCCCCGCCGGCCTGCTGGAAGTCACCCACTGGCAGTTCGCCCTGTTCGGAGCCTCGGCGGCCACGCTGGTGTTCACCGTGGTCATGGTGGCGCTGCTGCCGCAGCAGAAACTGTTCCAACCGAAGAAGATCACCCTGCGCTATGAGCTGGCCGCCATGGCCGGCCACTGGCGCAACCCCCGCCTGGCACTGCTGTTCCTCACCGCCTTCCTGGCGATGGGCACCTTCGTCTCCCTGTACAACTACCTGGGCTTCCGCATGATCGACCAGTTCGGACTCAGCGAGGTACTCGTGGGCGCGGTGTTCCTGATGTACCTGTCCGGGACGTGGAGTTCCGCGCGGGCCGGGGCTTTGCGACAGCGCCTCGGCAACGGCCCCACCGTGATCTTCCTGGCCATCACCATGATCGTGAGCATGCTGGTCATGGCCGTAGACAACCTGTGGGTGACCGTGGTGGCGCTGTTCGCCTTCACCGCAGCTTTCTTCGCCCTGCACTCCTCCGCGTCGGGGTGGATCGGGTTGATCGCCACCCGCGACCGCGCCGAGGCCTCCAGCATGTACCTGTTCTGTTACTACGTGGGGTCCTCCGTGGTGGGCTGGTTCTCAGGCATCATCTTCACCCACGCCAGCTGGTGGGTGTTTGTCGGCTATCTGACCGGGAGCCTGTTGGTATTGCTGGTGATGACTGTGATGCTGGCGAGGCTGGCCCGGGTGGAGCATTCCGCGCCCGCCACCACTGCCACCGCTCCAGCCACCACTTAA
- a CDS encoding cupredoxin domain-containing protein, whose product MALIVAGIIHPVLPEYRWVLIHLFTLGAITNSIVVWSQHFTEKFLHHRVPDATRPWQLRKVWALNAGVIITILGQLLTDVWDRHWVITSIGAGIVSAALVWHAFSLARQFLAAKRGQPYAPAVVAYVASACCLPLGALAGGFLAAELPGTWQERVLLAHTVANILGFLGFAALGSLSVLYAAVWRTRLPFDVTKYSVGLMIIALPVILGGALSDNGYVAAGGLGLYAVAWVVPMGAWGKASISVLAQPRDRVGFSAATVGTAPLWLLGALVYLAAEAVAHHGELFQISLPTTAVLIGFGAQLLIGVMSHLLPSTIGGGPAAVRTGTYELGRAGLFRWTLLNGGLAIWLLTDNSWLRVVASLLSIGSLVVFVPLMRSAVKAQRGVLMKKRDPVEPLTAPRYNQVTAGIAVLALVLAAFGGLGTTGGGGGVPVASGDVHAVTIDAGDMVFVPDVIEVPAGMSLEVTLVNTDDMVHDLKFANGVQTGRVAPGEEVTITVGPITADMEGWCTIAGHRAQGMDLMVVAGG is encoded by the coding sequence ATCGCCCTGATCGTGGCGGGCATCATCCACCCCGTTCTGCCCGAGTACCGCTGGGTGCTCATCCACCTGTTCACCCTGGGGGCGATCACCAACTCGATCGTGGTGTGGTCGCAGCACTTCACGGAGAAATTCCTCCACCACCGCGTCCCCGATGCCACACGACCCTGGCAGCTACGCAAGGTGTGGGCGCTCAACGCCGGTGTGATCATCACGATCCTGGGTCAGCTGCTCACCGATGTGTGGGACCGGCACTGGGTGATCACCAGCATCGGTGCGGGCATCGTCAGTGCCGCGCTGGTCTGGCATGCGTTCTCACTGGCTAGGCAGTTCCTGGCTGCGAAACGCGGTCAGCCCTATGCCCCTGCCGTGGTGGCCTATGTGGCCAGTGCCTGCTGCCTGCCACTGGGCGCACTGGCCGGTGGGTTCCTGGCCGCGGAACTCCCCGGGACCTGGCAGGAACGGGTTCTGCTGGCCCACACCGTGGCCAACATCCTGGGATTCCTGGGGTTCGCGGCGCTGGGTTCACTGTCCGTGCTCTACGCCGCGGTGTGGCGCACCCGCCTGCCCTTTGATGTCACAAAGTATTCAGTGGGGTTGATGATCATCGCGCTGCCGGTGATCCTGGGTGGTGCCCTGTCGGACAACGGGTATGTCGCCGCAGGCGGGCTTGGACTGTATGCGGTGGCGTGGGTGGTGCCCATGGGGGCGTGGGGGAAGGCGTCGATAAGCGTGCTGGCCCAGCCCCGTGACCGCGTCGGCTTCAGCGCAGCGACGGTGGGCACCGCACCACTGTGGCTGCTGGGGGCGCTGGTGTACCTGGCCGCCGAGGCGGTCGCGCATCACGGTGAGCTGTTCCAGATCAGCCTGCCGACGACCGCGGTGCTCATCGGTTTCGGCGCGCAGCTGCTCATCGGCGTGATGAGTCACCTGCTGCCGTCGACGATCGGCGGTGGTCCCGCCGCGGTGCGCACCGGCACCTATGAACTCGGGCGCGCGGGGTTGTTCCGGTGGACGCTTCTCAACGGTGGTCTGGCGATCTGGTTGCTCACCGACAACAGCTGGCTGCGGGTGGTGGCATCGCTGCTGTCCATAGGCTCGCTGGTGGTGTTCGTACCGCTGATGCGCAGCGCAGTGAAGGCACAACGTGGGGTGCTGATGAAGAAGCGTGACCCCGTGGAACCGCTCACCGCGCCCAGATACAACCAGGTCACCGCCGGCATTGCGGTGCTGGCCCTGGTGCTGGCGGCATTCGGCGGGCTGGGCACAACCGGGGGCGGCGGGGGCGTGCCGGTGGCCAGCGGGGATGTGCACGCCGTGACCATTGACGCGGGCGACATGGTTTTTGTCCCCGATGTCATCGAGGTGCCTGCCGGGATGTCGCTGGAGGTCACCCTGGTTAACACCGATGACATGGTGCACGACCTGAAATTCGCCAACGGTGTGCAGACCGGGCGGGTGGCCCCGGGCGAGGAGGTCACCATCACGGTCGGACCGATCACCGCGGATATGGAAGGGTGGTGCACCATCGCCGGCCACCGCGCCCAGGGCATGGACCTGATGGTGGTGGCCGGGGGCTGA
- a CDS encoding TM0106 family RecB-like putative nuclease, with protein sequence MRSERLTPGDLVGCRYRQVQRLRFPGIGPLEASVQRKARRDAGVAEVYSRLPIPPKKRGRVPFERLDLDPDEELAEFHTLEAIAAGANLITGAVFAGDWDGVAWETVADILVRNPDGTYLPVMVSNHRVARPSPHGQMQAIATARLGLGAAVPVKANLRHHTIDGYRLALAIRGLEEAGAVGVDKHGAVIGQDRDRAYLVDVTRYAPAAERALLAPPPTDPRRVKECANCRFWGECEPELQRIDEISLFLPGDRAAPYRERGIATTQALIDAHLGDISHIAAAWRADIPVLRRVRETTAPRFDVEIDIDVEAYLDLGAYLWGAFDGHDYHPFVTWSGLGEAAEGVNFATFWRWLMARRDKARQHGQTFAAFCYASNGENHWMLSSARRFHGVVDGVPDEEEVRRFISSDQWVDMFAVARSQLVGPGGLGLKQLAPAAGFHWEEEDFAGEDSLHAFLVAATGAEGEAEAARAQLLSYNGDDCRATAAVRHWLRQGARSAPVLGSGAV encoded by the coding sequence ATGCGAAGTGAGAGACTCACCCCGGGGGACCTGGTGGGGTGCCGGTACCGGCAGGTGCAACGCCTGCGCTTCCCCGGCATCGGCCCCCTGGAGGCATCGGTGCAGCGTAAGGCACGTCGGGATGCCGGGGTGGCGGAGGTCTACTCCAGACTCCCCATCCCCCCGAAGAAGCGCGGCCGGGTGCCCTTTGAACGCCTGGACCTGGATCCGGATGAGGAACTGGCCGAATTCCACACCCTCGAGGCGATCGCAGCCGGGGCGAACCTGATCACCGGCGCGGTGTTCGCCGGGGACTGGGACGGGGTGGCCTGGGAGACGGTCGCCGACATCCTGGTCCGTAACCCGGACGGGACCTACCTGCCGGTGATGGTGAGCAACCACCGCGTGGCCAGGCCCTCACCCCACGGGCAGATGCAGGCGATCGCCACCGCGCGGCTGGGGCTCGGTGCGGCGGTGCCGGTCAAGGCGAATCTGCGCCACCACACCATTGACGGCTACCGCCTGGCGTTGGCGATCCGGGGGTTGGAGGAGGCGGGGGCGGTGGGCGTCGACAAGCACGGGGCGGTGATCGGGCAGGACCGTGACCGTGCCTACCTCGTTGATGTGACGCGCTACGCCCCGGCCGCGGAGCGGGCGCTGCTGGCACCGCCGCCGACCGATCCGCGTCGGGTCAAGGAATGCGCGAACTGCCGGTTCTGGGGCGAATGCGAACCCGAACTGCAGCGTATCGACGAGATCAGCCTCTTCCTCCCCGGCGACCGCGCGGCCCCCTACCGCGAGCGCGGCATCGCCACCACCCAGGCGCTTATCGACGCCCACCTCGGCGATATTTCCCACATCGCCGCAGCCTGGCGCGCCGACATCCCCGTCCTGCGCAGGGTGCGTGAGACGACCGCCCCGCGTTTCGACGTGGAGATCGACATCGATGTGGAGGCCTACCTCGACCTCGGCGCCTACCTGTGGGGCGCCTTCGACGGCCACGACTACCACCCGTTCGTGACCTGGTCCGGTCTGGGTGAGGCCGCGGAGGGAGTGAACTTTGCGACGTTCTGGCGCTGGCTCATGGCGCGCCGGGACAAGGCCCGCCAGCACGGACAGACCTTCGCGGCCTTCTGCTACGCCAGCAACGGCGAGAACCACTGGATGCTGTCATCGGCGCGACGTTTCCACGGCGTGGTCGACGGTGTCCCCGATGAAGAGGAAGTGCGCCGGTTCATCAGCTCCGACCAGTGGGTGGACATGTTCGCCGTGGCCCGCAGCCAACTCGTCGGCCCCGGCGGACTCGGCCTGAAACAACTCGCCCCCGCCGCCGGATTCCACTGGGAGGAGGAAGACTTCGCCGGCGAGGACAGCCTGCACGCCTTCCTGGTGGCGGCGACGGGTGCGGAGGGCGAGGCGGAGGCGGCTCGCGCTCAGCTGCTCAGCTACAACGGCGACGACTGCCGCGCCACCGCCGCCGTACGACACTGGCTGCGACAGGGCGCCAGATCAGCCCCGGTGCTGGGTTCCGGGGCGGTCTAG
- a CDS encoding DUF6474 family protein, protein MGIFEKIRSSRAKTKAEIKAAEAKVKAEAKHKAKLDLKREKLIAQQERNLLKAEKEGLKARRKHELKMAKQILAEKKAGKFNSDTVKRWGGTARMLTPILLPLVYRASTQIRDQIVQNRAQRSGVTGAQLAKYPGHGAPLKARIAGVREVARKSDLPQGFVRDADERLKELDAAVDNAEYMTPQQRNRAHQSIERDLQQVSDQIQDRLLDHR, encoded by the coding sequence ATGGGTATCTTCGAGAAGATCCGTTCCTCCCGGGCGAAGACCAAGGCGGAGATCAAAGCCGCCGAGGCCAAGGTGAAGGCCGAGGCCAAGCACAAGGCCAAGTTGGATCTCAAGCGGGAGAAGCTCATCGCCCAGCAGGAGCGGAATCTGCTCAAGGCGGAGAAGGAGGGACTCAAGGCGCGGCGCAAGCATGAATTGAAGATGGCCAAGCAGATCCTCGCCGAGAAGAAGGCCGGCAAGTTCAACTCCGACACGGTCAAGCGGTGGGGTGGCACCGCCCGCATGCTCACCCCCATCCTGCTGCCGCTCGTCTACCGGGCCTCCACCCAGATCCGCGACCAGATCGTGCAGAACCGCGCGCAGCGTTCCGGTGTGACCGGGGCGCAGCTGGCGAAGTACCCGGGTCACGGTGCCCCACTGAAAGCGCGCATCGCCGGTGTGCGCGAGGTGGCCCGCAAATCCGACCTCCCGCAGGGTTTCGTCCGCGATGCGGATGAGCGCCTCAAGGAACTCGATGCCGCGGTGGACAACGCCGAGTACATGACCCCGCAGCAGCGCAACCGGGCACACCAGTCCATCGAGCGCGATCTCCAGCAGGTCAGCGACCAGATCCAGGACCGCTTGCTGGACCACCGGTAG
- a CDS encoding SDR family NAD(P)-dependent oxidoreductase, with amino-acid sequence MTDGRRAVVVGAGGIGTAVVNRLLVDAPVTVAYHRNRPTGLGPDVPVVQLDATDPAEVDRAFGAVGEFDTLVITTGHRHDLEFFTRQDPAAAEEIIAVELLGPMNLVRSALKIFGDYGRIVIVGSDSGKAGTLGDAASSAARAGLMGFVRSIARETARRDITINIVSPGPTDTPLLTDMLDGDGLTAKVMAGTVKAVPKGRTATPEEIAEAVAYFTHPRAGFTTGQVLSVSGGLTM; translated from the coding sequence ATGACTGACGGTCGCCGCGCGGTGGTGGTCGGTGCCGGTGGGATCGGCACGGCGGTGGTCAACCGCCTGCTTGTCGACGCCCCCGTCACCGTCGCCTACCACCGGAACCGCCCCACGGGGCTGGGCCCAGACGTGCCCGTGGTGCAGCTCGACGCCACCGACCCTGCGGAGGTGGACCGGGCATTCGGTGCGGTCGGGGAGTTCGACACCCTGGTGATCACCACCGGACACCGCCACGATCTGGAGTTCTTCACCCGCCAGGACCCGGCCGCGGCGGAGGAGATCATCGCGGTGGAACTGCTCGGGCCGATGAATCTGGTGCGCTCGGCGCTGAAGATATTCGGTGATTATGGGCGGATCGTCATCGTGGGATCGGATTCCGGCAAGGCCGGCACCCTGGGTGATGCGGCCTCCTCGGCGGCACGCGCCGGGCTCATGGGATTCGTGCGTTCCATCGCGCGGGAAACCGCACGCAGGGACATCACCATCAACATTGTCAGCCCAGGTCCCACCGACACCCCGCTGCTGACGGACATGCTGGACGGCGACGGACTCACCGCCAAGGTGATGGCCGGCACCGTCAAGGCGGTGCCCAAAGGCCGGACCGCCACACCCGAGGAGATCGCGGAGGCGGTGGCCTACTTCACCCACCCCCGGGCCGGGTTCACCACCGGCCAGGTGCTGTCGGTGTCCGGGGGTCTCACCATGTAG
- a CDS encoding 3-hydroxyacyl-CoA dehydrogenase family protein produces the protein MVEVHKIAVIGSGAMGRQIGMAAAVAGYDAVVQDISADAVEAAEQDMKAWAAGRVSKGRMSQEEVDAALGRLRFTTDQADAVGDADLVIEAATERLDIKRQVFTQIDELAPEHAILATNSSTYGSSSVADATRRPEKVCNMHFFNPALVMKAVEVVRHPETSDDTVDSVIAVIQKMGKHPVVLNAEIPGFIANRLMGAVRTEALNLVEQGIASIEDIDTVAKSALGHPMGPFELMDLVGLDVTYLIRKATFELTGDESEAPHPLITAKYEAGELGRKSGKGWYTYD, from the coding sequence ATGGTCGAGGTACACAAGATCGCGGTCATCGGCTCCGGCGCCATGGGCCGGCAGATCGGCATGGCGGCAGCCGTCGCCGGGTATGACGCGGTGGTCCAGGACATCTCCGCCGACGCCGTCGAGGCCGCGGAACAGGATATGAAGGCCTGGGCCGCCGGCCGGGTGAGCAAGGGACGCATGAGCCAGGAGGAGGTGGATGCGGCACTGGGCCGACTGCGTTTCACCACCGATCAGGCCGACGCGGTGGGCGATGCCGACCTGGTCATCGAGGCGGCCACCGAACGCCTGGACATCAAACGTCAGGTGTTCACCCAGATCGATGAGCTGGCCCCGGAGCATGCGATCCTGGCCACCAACTCCTCCACCTACGGGTCCTCCTCGGTGGCGGACGCGACCAGGCGCCCGGAGAAGGTCTGCAATATGCACTTCTTCAACCCGGCGCTGGTGATGAAGGCGGTGGAGGTGGTCCGGCATCCGGAGACCTCCGATGACACCGTCGACAGTGTCATCGCCGTGATCCAGAAGATGGGCAAGCACCCGGTGGTGCTGAACGCGGAGATCCCCGGGTTCATCGCCAACCGCCTCATGGGGGCGGTGCGCACCGAAGCCCTCAACCTGGTGGAGCAGGGTATCGCCTCCATCGAGGACATCGACACCGTCGCGAAATCCGCCCTGGGGCACCCCATGGGCCCGTTCGAGCTCATGGACCTGGTCGGTCTGGATGTCACCTACCTCATCCGCAAGGCCACCTTCGAGCTGACCGGGGATGAATCCGAGGCCCCGCACCCGCTCATCACCGCCAAGTATGAGGCCGGTGAGCTGGGCCGCAAGTCGGGCAAGGGTTGGTACACCTATGACTGA
- a CDS encoding enoyl-CoA hydratase/isomerase family protein, protein MTNSITSITEQDTAVGFETITAEATDRIGVITINRPEKRNALSKTVLAEIGRVLDTWEEDPDVQAVIFTGAGEKAFVAGADISQLAHYDLHYGLAAHMQKLYDRIEDYPKPTIAAINGVALGGGLELAMSCDIRIVSENAKVGLPEATLGVLPGAGGPQRLSRLVGKGRAVEMILTSRVLTAQQALDYGLATEVHPLAELVDAARTTAGTILSKGPLAVQLAKLVIGNGAETDQRTGLLLERLAQTLLYTTEDKAEGADAFLNKRTPEFKGN, encoded by the coding sequence ATGACCAACTCCATCACCTCCATCACAGAGCAGGACACCGCTGTCGGTTTCGAGACCATCACCGCGGAGGCCACCGACCGCATCGGTGTCATCACCATCAACCGCCCGGAGAAGCGCAATGCGCTGTCCAAGACGGTGCTCGCGGAGATCGGCCGGGTCCTGGACACCTGGGAGGAGGACCCCGATGTGCAGGCGGTCATCTTCACCGGTGCCGGTGAGAAGGCGTTTGTGGCGGGTGCGGATATCTCCCAGCTGGCCCACTATGACCTCCACTATGGCCTGGCTGCCCATATGCAGAAGCTCTATGACCGGATCGAGGACTACCCCAAACCGACGATCGCGGCCATCAACGGTGTCGCACTCGGTGGCGGGCTGGAACTGGCCATGAGCTGTGACATCCGGATCGTCTCCGAGAACGCCAAGGTGGGTCTGCCGGAGGCCACCCTGGGTGTGCTGCCCGGTGCGGGTGGCCCCCAGCGACTGTCGCGCCTGGTGGGCAAGGGCCGTGCGGTGGAGATGATCCTCACCTCCCGCGTCCTGACCGCCCAGCAGGCACTGGACTACGGGCTGGCCACGGAGGTACACCCGCTGGCTGAGCTTGTCGACGCCGCCCGCACCACGGCCGGCACCATCCTGAGCAAGGGTCCACTGGCGGTGCAGCTGGCCAAACTGGTCATCGGCAACGGTGCGGAGACCGATCAGCGCACCGGTCTGCTGCTGGAGCGTCTCGCCCAGACCCTGCTGTACACCACCGAGGACAAGGCCGAGGGCGCGGATGCGTTCCTGAACAAGCGGACACCGGAATTCAAGGGGAATTAA